Proteins from one Fischerella sp. PCC 9605 genomic window:
- a CDS encoding recombinase family protein — protein sequence MSTSELVTLQHLNRKAIIYIRQSTPHQLISNQESLRLQYALRQRAIELGWSDNNIEVIDTDLGITAASAEQRPGFKELLAQVTLGLVGIILSYDVTRLSRNCSDWYPLLDLCGYRGCLIADRDGV from the coding sequence ATGAGTACCTCAGAGCTAGTAACACTCCAACACCTGAACCGCAAAGCGATAATCTACATTCGTCAGTCTACCCCACATCAATTAATCAGCAATCAGGAGAGTTTGCGTCTGCAATACGCTCTGCGTCAGCGAGCTATAGAACTGGGCTGGTCGGATAATAACATTGAGGTAATTGACACTGATCTAGGTATTACCGCCGCCAGCGCAGAACAGCGACCAGGCTTTAAAGAACTGTTAGCCCAGGTAACTTTAGGATTAGTAGGGATTATCCTCTCTTATGATGTTACTCGCCTGTCACGTAATTGCTCAGATTGGTATCCCTTGCTGGACTTGTGTGGTTACAGAGGTTGTTTGATTGCTGACAGAGATGGGGTT